Proteins encoded by one window of Candidatus Scalindua japonica:
- a CDS encoding class I SAM-dependent DNA methyltransferase: MNNKRYRIQFPKSECQNADQDEAFFYLLESKDQKKIKFHDYDVIYNIPGLYEQIFYDRLKCCSPKKVTEILNTSVAQTNENFTELRVLDVGAGNGLMGAELKKHGVSRLVGVDIIPEAKRATERDRPHIYDAYDTIDLCNLDESEAEDLSSWSLNCLTTVAALGFGDIPPKAFMVAFNIIQSEGWVAFNIKETFLDNSDDSGFSRMIRDLIFSKYMDLYHLERYRHRVSIEGEPLFYFAVAGKKNYDVPKDFYDKYFD; this comes from the coding sequence ATGAATAACAAACGATACAGAATCCAATTTCCGAAAAGTGAATGCCAAAATGCTGACCAGGATGAAGCTTTTTTTTATTTATTAGAGTCTAAGGATCAAAAAAAGATTAAATTTCATGATTACGACGTGATTTATAACATCCCGGGATTATATGAACAGATATTTTATGATCGTCTCAAATGCTGCTCTCCAAAAAAAGTGACTGAAATTCTTAACACAAGTGTGGCGCAAACAAATGAAAACTTCACAGAACTCAGGGTACTAGACGTAGGAGCAGGAAATGGACTAATGGGTGCAGAACTTAAAAAACATGGTGTTTCCAGGCTTGTAGGTGTTGATATTATCCCAGAAGCAAAACGGGCGACAGAACGAGACAGGCCACATATATACGATGCTTATGACACTATAGATTTGTGTAATTTAGATGAAAGTGAGGCAGAGGATTTATCTTCATGGTCGTTAAACTGTTTGACAACAGTCGCTGCTTTAGGGTTTGGTGACATTCCACCCAAAGCATTTATGGTAGCATTTAATATCATCCAATCAGAAGGCTGGGTAGCATTTAATATAAAAGAAACATTTCTTGATAATAGTGACGACAGCGGGTTCTCAAGAATGATTAGAGATTTAATTTTCTCTAAGTATATGGATTTATATCATTTAGAGAGATACCGTCACCGTGTTTCAATAGAAGGAGAACCATTATTTTACTTTGCTGTTGCAGGTAAAAAAAATTATGATGTCCCCAAAGATTTTTATGATAAATATTTTGATTAG
- a CDS encoding IS1380 family transposase, giving the protein MKKNVFKSKCKINKIGVTNDTLTGRGGMSLFVKYLSSVEIYPLLEEFFGDIRKSGKGLPVWNIFKQIFCWFYDGTSRHLNSFDQLRADEGYASVIENSQTEMVSSHQIKRFYKSFSWVCGGPFRKILRKMFIWRLRRENPEVIDLTLDTMVMDNDEAQKRYGVQPTYKKVKGFQPLQAIWNGKIVDAVFRGGKKHSNYGNTVVNMMRDLVRVIREEYSETVTIIVRLDSGFFDEKILQACDNLGVGFICTGKMYKGVKEYVGVQLEDQWDVYSNRNQEWKYLEFGYRCDSWERFYRAIYTRLSHDGEQRLLDFARPDNVILTNIGVNPKVLANCSTQEEERRLLHTETIIESHHMRGADELPHRGLKDFGFEELPFKRFVPNSVVYYCMLISYFLFETYKEDVLDGVMPIGSYATTVRRKALDFAAKIIGTGRQLILKVTQAVMDNLHFDILWQRSQKPIPIII; this is encoded by the coding sequence ATGAAGAAAAATGTATTTAAAAGCAAGTGCAAGATTAACAAAATCGGAGTAACAAATGACACATTAACCGGCAGAGGAGGCATGTCTTTATTTGTTAAATATTTAAGTAGTGTAGAAATATACCCGTTATTAGAAGAGTTTTTTGGAGATATCAGAAAAAGTGGCAAAGGTCTTCCGGTGTGGAATATATTCAAACAGATATTTTGTTGGTTTTATGATGGGACGAGTCGCCACCTAAATTCATTTGATCAATTAAGAGCAGATGAGGGCTATGCATCAGTAATAGAGAATTCTCAGACAGAGATGGTGTCGTCACATCAGATAAAACGGTTTTATAAATCGTTTTCATGGGTATGTGGAGGCCCATTTCGGAAGATATTACGAAAGATGTTTATTTGGAGGTTAAGGCGAGAAAACCCTGAGGTCATAGACTTAACATTAGATACAATGGTTATGGACAACGATGAAGCACAGAAGCGCTATGGAGTACAGCCCACCTATAAGAAAGTAAAAGGTTTCCAACCTTTACAAGCAATTTGGAATGGTAAGATAGTGGATGCGGTCTTCCGAGGTGGAAAGAAACACAGCAACTATGGTAATACCGTGGTGAATATGATGAGAGACCTTGTGCGGGTAATCCGTGAGGAATATAGTGAGACAGTCACGATAATAGTCAGGCTTGATAGTGGATTTTTTGATGAGAAAATATTACAAGCATGTGACAATCTTGGAGTAGGATTTATCTGTACTGGCAAGATGTATAAGGGAGTAAAGGAGTATGTAGGTGTCCAGTTAGAGGACCAATGGGATGTCTACAGCAATAGGAATCAAGAGTGGAAGTATTTGGAGTTTGGTTATAGATGTGATTCGTGGGAGAGGTTTTATCGTGCAATATACACCAGATTGAGTCATGATGGAGAACAAAGGTTATTGGACTTTGCGCGGCCAGATAATGTAATTCTCACGAATATAGGAGTTAATCCAAAGGTGTTAGCCAACTGTAGTACTCAGGAGGAAGAGAGAAGATTGTTGCATACAGAAACAATTATAGAGAGCCATCATATGAGAGGAGCAGATGAATTACCGCATAGAGGGTTAAAGGATTTTGGATTTGAAGAATTACCGTTTAAGAGATTTGTACCAAATAGTGTAGTATATTATTGCATGCTCATATCATATTTTTTGTTTGAAACATATAAGGAAGATGTATTAGACGGAGTAATGCCAATCGGCAGCTATGCAACAACTGTAAGGAGAAAGGCATTAGACTTTGCAGCAAAGATAATAGGCACTGGCAGGCAGTTAATCCTTAAAGTAACACAGGCAGTAATGGACAATTTGCACTTTGATATATTATGGCAACGAAGTCAAAAACCCATACCAATAATCATATAA
- a CDS encoding type II toxin-antitoxin system VapC family toxin produces the protein MIYLDTHIVVWLYSGDIGRLSNLSIALINEHDLFVSPIVILELQYLYEIKRITKKASDVIADLSNRIGLEVCNKDFINIITKATNLKWTRDPFDRIIVSNAALGGDVLVTKDQAMLNNYNNSKW, from the coding sequence TTGATCTACCTTGACACACACATAGTTGTCTGGCTTTACAGTGGAGATATTGGGCGATTGAGCAACTTATCAATAGCCTTGATCAATGAACATGACCTTTTTGTTTCTCCTATAGTTATTCTTGAATTGCAATATCTATATGAGATTAAACGCATTACAAAAAAAGCTAGCGATGTTATTGCTGATCTTTCAAACCGAATAGGACTGGAGGTATGTAATAAAGACTTTATAAATATTATTACAAAGGCTACAAACTTAAAATGGACGCGAGATCCCTTTGATAGGATCATTGTAAGCAATGCAGCATTAGGTGGAGATGTATTAGTGACTAAGGATCAGGCGATGTTAAATAATTACAATAACTCAAAATGGTAA
- a CDS encoding type II toxin-antitoxin system Phd/YefM family antitoxin codes for MKTVTPTELRTNIYKIFDEIARSGVPVEINRKGKKLKIVPVEKQDKISKLKRRPDFIKGNPGDLVNIHWDKEVNLDLP; via the coding sequence ATGAAAACAGTAACTCCCACAGAGCTTAGGACTAATATATATAAAATTTTTGATGAGATTGCTCGGAGTGGAGTTCCTGTGGAAATTAACAGAAAAGGAAAAAAATTAAAGATAGTGCCTGTCGAAAAACAGGATAAAATCAGTAAATTGAAAAGAAGGCCTGATTTCATAAAAGGTAATCCTGGTGATCTGGTAAATATACATTGGGACAAGGAGGTGAATCTTGATCTACCTTGA
- a CDS encoding IS91 family transposase translates to MISLSSIIETFIADFITLYHGSILPSQFKALAAMKDCRTTQSRVMLVQCNDCEKQVFVPHSCGNRNCPHCQSHECQQWLERQLKKEVPADYFMLTFTIPKELRSLAWQHQRLLYSIMIQCCWETVKTFVQNDSVLQGNAGAITVLHTHSRSLDYHPHIHLVMPAGAINQKKKLWSFKKSEGKTRYLFNHKALAKVFRAKMLDAVNKAALTLPVNYPKTWVVDCKFVGNGEKALVYLGRYLYKGVIQEKDIITCKDGQVTFRYQDSKSKKMLTRTLPGPQFLRLILQHVLPKGFRRTRNFGFLHPNSKRLIALLQYLTGINPNKSSAWFRERPKLTCKCCGGIMKIIKTMIPPSHKSRSFPYKLTKEEAVLVM, encoded by the coding sequence ATGATATCTCTCTCCTCTATAATTGAGACCTTCATTGCTGACTTTATCACTCTTTATCATGGTTCGATCCTGCCAAGTCAATTCAAAGCCCTGGCAGCCATGAAGGATTGTCGCACTACGCAAAGCCGCGTCATGCTGGTCCAATGTAATGACTGTGAAAAACAGGTTTTTGTACCGCACTCCTGCGGTAACCGCAATTGTCCTCATTGTCAGAGTCATGAGTGTCAGCAGTGGTTGGAGCGTCAACTGAAAAAAGAAGTGCCTGCTGACTATTTTATGCTCACCTTTACTATACCCAAAGAGCTTCGATCATTAGCATGGCAGCATCAACGCTTGCTTTACTCGATAATGATACAGTGTTGTTGGGAAACCGTAAAAACCTTTGTCCAAAATGACAGCGTATTACAAGGAAACGCTGGAGCCATCACTGTTTTGCACACCCACTCTCGCTCTCTCGATTACCACCCGCATATCCATCTGGTAATGCCAGCCGGGGCCATCAATCAGAAGAAAAAGCTTTGGAGCTTCAAAAAAAGCGAAGGAAAGACGCGGTACCTTTTCAATCACAAAGCGCTGGCTAAAGTGTTTCGAGCAAAAATGCTCGATGCCGTGAACAAAGCGGCTCTTACGCTTCCAGTTAATTATCCCAAAACATGGGTCGTCGATTGCAAATTTGTCGGCAACGGTGAAAAGGCACTGGTCTATCTTGGTCGTTATCTCTACAAAGGGGTCATTCAAGAGAAAGATATTATTACGTGCAAAGATGGTCAGGTGACCTTTCGTTACCAGGATAGTAAGAGCAAAAAAATGCTCACAAGAACACTTCCCGGCCCGCAGTTTCTCAGGTTGATTCTCCAGCATGTTCTACCCAAAGGTTTCAGGCGAACACGGAACTTTGGTTTCCTCCACCCTAATAGCAAACGCTTGATTGCATTGCTTCAGTACCTTACCGGTATCAACCCGAATAAGTCGTCAGCCTGGTTCAGAGAGCGTCCAAAGCTTACGTGCAAATGCTGTGGAGGAATAATGAAGATCATAAAAACGATGATACCTCCATCACACAAATCCAGGTCTTTCCCCTACAAGTTAACAAAAGAGGAGGCTGTTCTGGTTATGTAA
- a CDS encoding hemerythrin domain-containing protein, with amino-acid sequence MSALIEELKKEHTEIIDTLKECRELGFFTKKGQTKLISIKANLLEHFKEEEEKFYPALRKAAVQNTKLKKELDVFAKDWGNVSGIAFEIFDSYEKGFSGDRFLLDFGILFSVLRNRMRYEENILYGEYDKLAGM; translated from the coding sequence ATGTCAGCACTAATTGAAGAATTAAAAAAAGAGCATACGGAAATTATTGACACGCTCAAGGAGTGTAGAGAGCTTGGGTTTTTTACAAAAAAAGGACAAACCAAACTAATATCAATAAAAGCAAATCTGCTTGAGCATTTCAAAGAGGAGGAGGAAAAGTTTTATCCTGCTCTCCGAAAAGCAGCAGTGCAAAATACAAAACTCAAAAAGGAATTAGATGTATTTGCAAAAGACTGGGGAAATGTATCCGGCATTGCTTTTGAAATTTTCGATAGCTATGAAAAAGGATTTTCCGGTGATAGGTTTTTGTTGGATTTTGGGATTCTTTTTTCAGTACTTCGCAACAGAATGAGGTACGAAGAAAACATTCTCTATGGCGAGTATGATAAATTAGCCGGTATGTAA
- a CDS encoding phage protein GemA/Gp16 family protein, whose amino-acid sequence MDNKKLAVIHIVKKELSLTDEEYRNILERIACVRSSKDLTDSQFHKLMRYFVRTLHYRVTGKGITLRQKYYIKQIKKNLGWDESHFRNYINKYFHNCDLDTYSKHDASNLIVALNKILRSQRST is encoded by the coding sequence GTGGACAATAAAAAACTGGCGGTTATTCACATTGTTAAGAAAGAACTCTCTTTGACTGATGAGGAGTATCGTAATATACTTGAACGGATTGCATGTGTTCGTTCATCCAAAGATTTAACTGACAGCCAGTTTCATAAGCTGATGCGATATTTTGTGCGTACATTGCATTATCGTGTCACAGGGAAAGGGATAACATTACGGCAAAAGTATTATATTAAACAGATAAAAAAGAACCTTGGCTGGGACGAGTCCCATTTCCGGAACTACATAAATAAATATTTCCACAATTGCGATCTCGACACCTATTCCAAACACGATGCCAGCAATCTCATAGTGGCGTTAAACAAAATCCTTCGAAGTCAACGTTCAACTTAA
- a CDS encoding D-glycero-alpha-D-manno-heptose-1,7-bisphosphate 7-phosphatase, translated as MKTVFLDRDGTINYERNYVHKIEDFELIPGTLEALRLLTDCNIKIYIITNQAGIARGYYKEKQFLDLTRYMLSCFDKNRCKIEKVLYCPHHPDGTIPEYTRKCQCRKPGTKLIEDVMDKEKLNANEIALVGDRDSDVEAGFKLGLTTYLVLTGYGREYQNDTRADYIKPDMLSAVKHLIQNF; from the coding sequence GTGAAAACTGTATTTTTGGACCGAGACGGTACAATAAATTATGAGAGGAACTATGTTCATAAGATTGAAGATTTTGAATTAATACCAGGTACTCTTGAAGCCCTCAGATTACTAACAGACTGTAATATAAAAATTTATATAATTACAAATCAGGCAGGTATTGCAAGGGGTTATTATAAAGAGAAGCAATTCCTTGATCTGACACGGTATATGCTTAGTTGTTTTGATAAAAACAGGTGTAAAATAGAGAAGGTCCTTTACTGTCCCCATCATCCTGACGGAACAATACCCGAATATACCCGGAAATGCCAATGTAGAAAACCCGGTACTAAATTAATCGAAGATGTTATGGATAAAGAGAAACTTAATGCAAATGAAATAGCCCTTGTAGGGGACAGAGATAGTGATGTTGAAGCCGGGTTTAAGTTGGGTTTGACTACATATTTAGTACTGACCGGATATGGTAGAGAGTACCAGAATGATACCAGGGCTGATTACATTAAGCCGGATATGTTGAGTGCGGTAAAACATCTTATACAAAATTTCTAA
- the gcvT gene encoding glycine cleavage system aminomethyltransferase GcvT → MENLLKKTQLYDVHVDLGAKIVDYYNFKMPLQYDSIISEHKCVRSNAGLFDISHMGEFVIDGKGATDFVQKIITNDVKHLQDCTAVYSPICDEEGGTIDDIIVYKYTSEKYMFVVNCSTTKRDLKWINKHKTEDINIYNKSDQISLLALQGPRSEEIMRLIFGDKCASLSRFQFIEINEHEMKPTISRTGYTGEDGFEIFVDNSHCIKLWDLLLEKGKKMGLKPAGLGARDTLRLEAGYLLFGHEIDDFTTPFEAGIGWTVKFDKPEFIGKEPLLRSKKYGSKRKLIAFKMLDKGIPRTDNEIVLNGNVIGKVTSGTFSPSLQIGIGRGYVLKHIAEHKSQISIRIRDKDFPAKIVSTPFVTRDQ, encoded by the coding sequence TTGGAAAATCTCCTCAAAAAGACACAATTATATGACGTACATGTAGATCTCGGTGCCAAGATCGTAGATTACTACAACTTTAAGATGCCATTACAATATGATAGCATCATAAGCGAACATAAGTGTGTAAGAAGCAATGCCGGTCTTTTTGATATCTCACATATGGGAGAATTTGTAATAGACGGCAAAGGGGCGACGGATTTTGTTCAGAAGATAATAACCAATGACGTAAAACACCTCCAGGATTGTACGGCAGTGTACTCCCCTATTTGCGACGAGGAAGGCGGAACTATCGATGATATTATAGTTTATAAATATACCTCTGAAAAATATATGTTCGTAGTAAATTGCTCCACTACCAAAAGAGACTTAAAGTGGATTAATAAACATAAAACTGAAGATATAAATATATATAACAAAAGCGACCAAATCTCCCTTCTGGCCCTTCAAGGACCTAGATCTGAAGAGATAATGCGACTCATTTTTGGGGATAAATGCGCCTCTCTCTCTCGTTTCCAATTTATAGAGATAAATGAACACGAAATGAAACCAACTATATCCAGGACCGGTTACACCGGAGAAGATGGATTTGAGATATTTGTCGACAATTCACATTGCATAAAATTATGGGATCTATTACTAGAAAAAGGAAAAAAGATGGGACTGAAACCTGCTGGCCTTGGAGCGAGAGATACCTTAAGACTGGAAGCCGGTTACCTGCTCTTTGGCCATGAGATTGATGATTTTACAACACCTTTTGAAGCAGGTATCGGCTGGACCGTAAAATTTGATAAACCTGAATTTATTGGAAAAGAACCTTTATTAAGATCAAAAAAATATGGTTCAAAGAGAAAACTTATTGCGTTCAAGATGCTTGATAAGGGCATCCCCAGAACAGATAATGAGATCGTCCTCAATGGCAATGTTATAGGCAAGGTAACAAGTGGGACTTTCAGCCCTAGCCTGCAAATAGGCATAGGTCGTGGTTATGTGCTTAAACATATTGCTGAGCACAAAAGCCAGATAAGTATAAGGATCAGGGACAAAGATTTTCCTGCAAAGATAGTAAGTACTCCTTTTGTCACCCGGGATCAGTGA
- the leuS gene encoding leucine--tRNA ligase, whose protein sequence is MNNREYKFSEIEKKWQDFWEGSGLFRVDEECDKNKFYCLVMFPYPSGTLHVGHGRNYIIGDVVSRYKIMKGYRVLSPIGWDAFGLPAENAAIANSIHPSIHTKNNIKKMKIQLEKWGVGYDWDREVASCEPDYYKWTQWIFLKLFEQNLAYKKKAAVNWCPSCATVLANEQVVDDLCERCDTKVKQRDLEQWFFKISDYAQRLLDDLDTLDGWPERVRTMQANWIGRSEGAKINFALDGSDKAVPCFTTRPDTIFGVTFMSLAPEHPIISELIDGTEYEKPVSAFIERVRGQSTIERTSESTEKEGIFTGRYVINPVNNERVPLWISNYALMGYGTGAVMAVPAHDQRDFEFAKKYNLPIKLVIQPAGDDTILNPDEMQEAYVEDGVQVNSDQFNGIPNREAIPKILDFFEEKDIGEKNINFRLRDWLISRQRYWGAPIPIIYCDSCGTVPVAEENLPVLLPDHVEFKPHGRSPLDDVDEFVKVTCPKCGGGARRETDTMDTFVDSSWYFLRYISSKDNNQAFDTTTANKWLPVDQYIGGIEHAILHLLYSRFITKVFFDLKLINFNEPFKNLFTQGMIIKDGAKMSKSKGNVVNPDLFTDKYGTDTQRLYTLFIAPPQRDAEWNDRGVIGSYRFLNRLWNTITSFEEHFNTIPTSEIKRNLFSKETKELYRQINITIKKVTEDIEKSWSFNTAIASIMEMLNIVVDFSAELRGKDFNDEVNINALNVLRLSLETTVKILAPFVPHICEELWEILEKNPSIFSEPWPTYDESAIAADEVEMVIQINGKVRSKLVVPSEINEDDLKLLVMENKKIHENLNGKRIIKTIVIPKKLVNLVVR, encoded by the coding sequence ATGAACAATAGAGAATACAAATTTAGCGAAATAGAGAAAAAATGGCAGGATTTCTGGGAAGGGAGTGGTCTTTTTCGTGTAGATGAGGAATGCGACAAAAATAAGTTTTACTGCCTCGTCATGTTTCCATATCCCTCCGGTACACTTCACGTAGGACACGGCAGAAACTATATTATAGGAGATGTTGTCTCCCGCTACAAAATTATGAAAGGGTACAGAGTACTCTCTCCTATTGGATGGGACGCCTTTGGCCTGCCGGCTGAGAATGCGGCAATTGCGAACAGCATCCATCCCTCCATACATACAAAGAACAATATCAAAAAAATGAAAATACAGCTCGAAAAATGGGGTGTAGGCTACGATTGGGATAGAGAAGTCGCATCCTGTGAACCTGACTATTACAAATGGACACAATGGATTTTCCTTAAACTATTTGAACAAAATCTGGCATATAAAAAGAAAGCTGCTGTAAACTGGTGCCCTTCCTGCGCGACAGTCCTGGCAAACGAACAGGTAGTTGACGACCTTTGCGAAAGATGTGATACAAAGGTCAAACAGAGGGATCTTGAACAGTGGTTTTTTAAAATCAGTGACTATGCACAAAGGTTGCTTGATGATCTTGATACACTCGACGGATGGCCGGAACGAGTAAGGACCATGCAGGCAAACTGGATTGGCAGGAGCGAAGGCGCAAAGATCAACTTTGCATTAGACGGGTCTGACAAGGCTGTCCCATGCTTCACCACAAGGCCTGATACTATATTTGGCGTCACATTTATGTCATTAGCCCCTGAGCACCCCATTATAAGCGAATTGATTGATGGTACTGAGTACGAAAAACCTGTATCAGCATTCATTGAGAGAGTAAGAGGGCAAAGCACCATTGAAAGAACTTCTGAAAGCACTGAAAAGGAGGGTATCTTTACAGGCAGATATGTCATCAACCCTGTAAACAATGAAAGAGTGCCTTTATGGATTTCAAATTACGCACTGATGGGGTACGGTACCGGAGCTGTTATGGCCGTACCTGCTCATGATCAGAGGGATTTTGAATTTGCAAAGAAATACAATCTGCCCATAAAACTCGTCATTCAACCTGCAGGCGATGATACTATTCTAAATCCGGATGAGATGCAGGAAGCATATGTTGAAGATGGAGTACAGGTTAACTCCGATCAGTTTAACGGCATACCGAACAGAGAAGCTATCCCAAAGATTTTAGATTTCTTTGAAGAAAAAGATATTGGAGAGAAAAATATAAATTTCAGACTGAGAGACTGGTTAATATCAAGACAAAGATACTGGGGCGCCCCTATACCTATTATTTATTGTGATAGCTGTGGAACAGTACCCGTAGCAGAGGAAAACCTCCCGGTACTTCTACCGGACCATGTAGAATTTAAGCCGCATGGACGTAGCCCGCTTGATGATGTAGACGAATTTGTAAAGGTGACCTGCCCAAAATGCGGAGGCGGTGCAAGACGGGAGACGGATACGATGGACACCTTCGTTGATTCGAGCTGGTATTTTCTCCGGTATATTTCATCTAAAGACAATAACCAGGCGTTTGACACGACAACTGCTAATAAATGGCTGCCGGTTGACCAATATATTGGAGGCATTGAACATGCGATCTTACACCTCCTCTATTCACGGTTTATAACAAAGGTATTTTTTGATCTCAAACTTATAAACTTCAATGAGCCCTTTAAAAACCTTTTCACACAAGGTATGATCATAAAAGACGGGGCCAAGATGTCTAAGTCAAAAGGGAACGTTGTTAATCCTGATCTGTTCACCGATAAATATGGAACGGATACGCAGCGCCTCTATACCCTATTTATTGCCCCGCCACAGCGAGACGCTGAATGGAATGACAGGGGCGTGATCGGTTCATACCGTTTCCTGAACAGGCTATGGAACACTATTACGTCATTTGAAGAACACTTTAATACTATTCCTACATCAGAGATCAAACGCAACTTATTTTCAAAAGAGACAAAAGAACTTTACAGACAGATAAATATAACAATAAAAAAAGTTACTGAGGATATAGAAAAATCCTGGAGTTTTAACACAGCAATCGCCTCAATAATGGAAATGCTGAATATAGTAGTAGATTTCAGCGCTGAGTTAAGAGGCAAGGATTTTAATGATGAGGTTAATATCAATGCTTTGAATGTCCTGAGACTTTCTCTTGAGACAACGGTTAAGATTCTGGCTCCATTCGTACCCCATATATGCGAAGAACTATGGGAGATACTCGAAAAAAATCCAAGTATATTCTCCGAACCCTGGCCGACGTATGATGAGAGCGCAATTGCAGCCGATGAGGTGGAAATGGTGATCCAGATAAATGGTAAAGTAAGAAGCAAACTGGTTGTACCGTCAGAAATAAATGAGGATGACTTAAAATTACTCGTAATGGAAAACAAAAAGATACATGAAAATTTGAATGGAAAGAGGATAATTAAAACTATTGTAATTCCAAAGAAGCTTGTAAACCTCGTGGTCAGATAA
- a CDS encoding DUF6861 domain-containing protein translates to MSDDKGNGIQSELFKVDFQDSRSGLGTTDEYGYKQIYLLCKNGDQIEVIPESGNYFQRTIDCTKSRTINVELGKKRLYKLIFINGNEIVAEIVAMDHEKIKIDPVDGLPTVTIFFRDLDQIITVKNLKTTGKIGSRVVTGAGIGAGIGALFFGIGAIPGAIIGSIFGGTTSTTVIGDGKDVLPIYYAPKANLKKELNY, encoded by the coding sequence GTGTCGGATGATAAAGGAAATGGAATTCAAAGCGAACTATTTAAAGTAGACTTTCAAGATAGTCGATCTGGATTGGGCACAACTGATGAATATGGATATAAACAAATTTATCTGTTATGTAAAAATGGAGATCAAATCGAAGTTATTCCCGAAAGTGGAAACTACTTTCAACGAACAATTGATTGTACAAAGAGCAGGACAATAAATGTAGAACTGGGTAAAAAGAGGCTCTATAAACTTATTTTTATTAATGGCAATGAAATAGTAGCTGAAATAGTAGCTATGGACCATGAAAAAATTAAGATTGATCCCGTTGATGGTCTTCCAACGGTAACAATATTTTTTAGAGACCTGGACCAGATAATTACAGTAAAAAATCTCAAAACTACCGGTAAAATTGGAAGCAGGGTTGTAACAGGTGCTGGAATTGGCGCCGGAATTGGTGCTCTCTTTTTTGGAATTGGTGCTATCCCGGGCGCTATTATTGGAAGTATTTTTGGTGGAACAACTTCAACAACAGTTATTGGAGATGGAAAAGACGTGTTGCCAATATATTACGCACCGAAAGCAAACTTAAAGAAGGAACTGAATTATTAA
- the xerC gene encoding tyrosine recombinase XerC: MIEKLFLDFITKLELEKGFSEHTLRAYHKDLLQFNNFLKSEKRTGLESINHLLLRKFLAVLRAKNYSKTTIARKLASIRSFFKFLIQEGVLVSNPFEMLRTPKQDKKLPHFLSINDVNLLLKTPDCSTVMGLRDMAILETLYSTGIRVSELVSLDEKDIDFFGGMVKVQGKGKKERLVPIGSHAINAINKYVESRSIGIKYGEKEVSTSGPLFLNKFGGRLTARSVARSLDKYLKMSGLNMLTSPHTFRHSFATHLLDEGADLRSVQEMLGHTNLSTTQIYTHITTERLKNVYDKAHPRK, from the coding sequence ATGATTGAAAAACTATTCCTGGATTTTATTACTAAATTGGAACTTGAAAAGGGTTTCTCCGAGCATACGCTGAGAGCGTATCACAAAGACTTGCTACAATTTAACAATTTCCTGAAGTCTGAAAAACGTACTGGTTTAGAGAGCATAAATCACCTTCTATTAAGAAAATTTCTTGCTGTATTGAGAGCAAAGAATTATTCAAAAACTACCATTGCTCGTAAGCTGGCATCAATAAGATCTTTTTTCAAATTTCTCATTCAGGAAGGTGTGCTTGTTTCAAATCCTTTTGAGATGTTGCGGACACCCAAGCAGGACAAGAAACTACCTCATTTTTTAAGTATAAACGATGTGAACCTCTTATTGAAGACACCTGACTGTTCTACTGTGATGGGATTAAGAGATATGGCGATCCTGGAAACTCTTTACAGCACGGGAATCAGAGTAAGTGAACTGGTGAGTTTGGATGAAAAAGATATTGATTTCTTCGGTGGGATGGTAAAGGTACAGGGGAAAGGTAAGAAGGAGAGACTGGTACCGATCGGGAGTCACGCAATAAATGCCATAAATAAATATGTAGAATCCAGATCAATAGGGATAAAATATGGAGAAAAAGAAGTAAGCACGAGTGGGCCTCTTTTTTTAAACAAATTTGGAGGTCGCCTGACGGCGAGAAGTGTCGCGCGGTCTCTTGATAAATATTTGAAGATGTCCGGGCTTAATATGCTTACATCACCACACACCTTCCGGCACAGTTTTGCAACTCACCTTTTGGATGAAGGGGCCGATCTGCGATCAGTCCAGGAGATGCTTGGGCACACCAATCTTTCAACTACTCAGATATATACACATATTACGACAGAACGATTAAAAAACGTTTACGATAAAGCCCATCCACGAAAATAA